A genomic window from Oceanobacillus timonensis includes:
- a CDS encoding EamA family transporter, with product MQGKLSAFLILFAAVLWGTTGTTQAFAPENAHPIAIGTIRLAVGGLFLLSLVLLFGKLELKNWPMKATILAALSMALYQPLFFSAVTVTGVAIGTVVAIGSAPILSGLLEWLFFKTRPSKIWWCSTFLSISGCTLLFINRESTYVDPIGVVMALGAGLSFASYTLASRDMVQKFSSLNVVAIIFTLSAIFLAPFLFIFDMSWVASLQGVGVSIQLGVVATGIAYFLFAKGLAKVSSSTAVTLALAEPLTAALLGVFLLGESLNTIAWLGIGLLITGIAILIGSSRSSKRKNEAAGTVSSQVNN from the coding sequence ATGCAAGGAAAACTATCTGCCTTTCTTATCCTGTTTGCTGCTGTACTTTGGGGGACAACTGGTACAACGCAGGCTTTTGCACCAGAAAATGCACATCCTATTGCAATTGGTACCATCCGATTGGCTGTAGGCGGTCTTTTTTTATTATCCCTTGTTCTCTTATTTGGCAAGTTGGAGTTGAAAAATTGGCCAATGAAAGCGACTATCCTGGCTGCTCTAAGTATGGCCTTATACCAGCCGTTATTTTTCTCTGCTGTTACCGTCACTGGTGTAGCTATTGGAACAGTTGTCGCCATTGGGAGTGCACCAATTTTATCAGGCCTCTTGGAATGGTTGTTTTTTAAAACGCGGCCGTCAAAAATTTGGTGGTGCTCTACTTTTCTTTCCATTTCCGGCTGCACCTTGCTATTTATAAATAGAGAATCTACTTATGTCGACCCAATCGGTGTCGTGATGGCATTAGGTGCAGGACTTTCGTTTGCCAGTTACACTCTTGCGAGCAGAGATATGGTTCAAAAATTTTCTTCCTTAAACGTAGTTGCCATTATTTTTACACTTAGCGCTATTTTCTTAGCCCCCTTCCTTTTTATCTTTGATATGTCGTGGGTGGCGAGCTTGCAAGGTGTTGGTGTGAGTATTCAGCTTGGAGTCGTAGCTACAGGAATCGCCTATTTCCTTTTTGCCAAGGGACTGGCTAAAGTCTCTTCTTCAACAGCAGTAACGCTTGCTTTAGCAGAGCCTTTAACAGCGGCATTACTAGGAGTATTCCTATTAGGGGAAAGCTTAAATACTATTGCTTGGCTTGGTATCGGTCTTTTGATTACGGGAATTGCGATATTGATTGGATCGTCCCGATCGTCTAAACGGAAAAATGAAGCTGCGGGGACGGTTTCTTCCCAGGTAAATAATTAA
- a CDS encoding class I SAM-dependent DNA methyltransferase, whose protein sequence is MEENVFNQMAKKYDTENRKELANIIADEIKKTLAGKQYHSILDYGGGTGLVTFQLADQFEKGWLVDSSQEMIQVAQSKIEQNQLKHFEAMAFNLAKDDRLDIKADVIVLSLVLLHVPDIEPLLQRLNKRLNTGGLLIIVDFDKNEKIQHPKVHNGFTEAEVKDALSYAGFRDINKHTFHYGSNIFMKQDASLFIATSTK, encoded by the coding sequence ATGGAAGAGAATGTATTTAATCAAATGGCAAAAAAATATGATACAGAAAATCGAAAAGAGCTAGCCAATATCATTGCCGATGAAATCAAGAAAACCCTGGCAGGAAAGCAGTATCATTCTATTCTGGATTATGGTGGAGGGACTGGCTTGGTTACCTTTCAACTAGCTGATCAGTTTGAAAAAGGATGGCTAGTTGATTCTTCTCAGGAAATGATTCAAGTTGCGCAAAGTAAAATAGAGCAGAACCAATTGAAACACTTCGAAGCAATGGCGTTCAATTTAGCGAAAGATGACCGTTTGGATATAAAAGCAGATGTCATCGTCTTATCATTAGTTTTACTGCATGTTCCAGATATCGAACCGCTTCTGCAAAGATTAAACAAGCGGCTGAATACAGGCGGTCTGCTTATTATTGTAGATTTTGATAAAAATGAAAAGATACAACATCCGAAAGTGCATAATGGTTTTACGGAAGCAGAAGTAAAAGATGCATTAAGTTATGCCGGTTTTCGGGACATAAACAAGCATACTTTTCATTATGGAAGTAATATCTTTATGAAGCAGGACGCCTCTTTATTTATCGCCACAAGCACGAAATGA
- a CDS encoding nucleoside deaminase, with translation MENKELMEKAVEIAQKSAVTGGGPFGAIVVKNGEIVGTGRNQVTATNDPTAHAEVQAIREACKALDSFQLTDCEIYTSCEPCPMCIGAIFWARPKAVYYAASKTEAAEAGFDDQFIYEQIALPVENRDIRMKQICPNQYDMPFRIWKDADNKAEY, from the coding sequence ATGGAAAATAAGGAGTTGATGGAAAAGGCAGTGGAAATTGCACAAAAAAGTGCAGTCACTGGCGGCGGCCCATTCGGAGCAATCGTTGTAAAAAATGGAGAAATTGTTGGCACGGGGAGGAATCAAGTTACAGCAACGAACGATCCCACAGCTCATGCAGAGGTACAGGCAATTCGGGAGGCTTGTAAAGCTTTGGATAGTTTTCAATTAACCGATTGTGAAATATATACCAGCTGTGAACCGTGTCCTATGTGTATCGGTGCCATCTTTTGGGCCAGACCAAAAGCGGTTTATTACGCTGCTTCCAAAACAGAAGCTGCAGAAGCAGGATTTGATGATCAATTTATTTATGAACAAATTGCGCTTCCGGTAGAAAATCGTGATATAAGAATGAAACAAATTTGTCCGAACCAATATGATATGCCTTTTCGAATTTGGAAAGACGCTGATAATAAAGCGGAATATTAG
- a CDS encoding RluA family pseudouridine synthase, whose translation MNVPILYEDNHLLFVEKPVNVPVQEDQSKDQDLLNFLKEDIKVRYQKPGNVYLALVHRLDRPAGGVMVFSKTSKAASRLSDAIRRQAVEKKYLAIVRGVPDKKQDLLEDYLVKDKQENKVHTTHANNKNAKKAKLEYEVIGSKDNMSLLSIKLHTGRPHQIRVQFSSRNLPLYGDQKYGEKVNQAGEQIALWSETLAVEHPVKKEEIKIQSQPPNKFPWNLW comes from the coding sequence ATGAATGTTCCCATTCTTTACGAGGACAATCATTTACTTTTTGTGGAAAAACCAGTCAATGTCCCTGTTCAAGAGGACCAATCAAAAGACCAGGATTTGTTGAATTTCTTGAAAGAGGATATAAAAGTACGCTATCAGAAACCGGGCAATGTCTATTTGGCATTGGTGCACCGCTTGGATCGCCCTGCTGGAGGTGTCATGGTGTTTTCGAAAACATCTAAGGCAGCATCCCGCCTCTCTGATGCGATTCGCAGGCAAGCTGTAGAAAAGAAATATTTGGCTATCGTTCGAGGCGTCCCTGATAAAAAGCAGGACTTGTTAGAAGATTATTTAGTCAAAGATAAACAAGAAAACAAAGTTCACACAACACATGCAAATAATAAAAATGCTAAAAAAGCAAAGCTAGAATATGAAGTAATTGGAAGTAAAGACAATATGAGTTTGCTCTCCATTAAACTGCATACCGGCAGACCGCATCAAATTCGTGTACAATTCTCTTCCCGCAATTTACCGCTTTACGGAGATCAAAAATATGGGGAAAAAGTGAACCAGGCCGGCGAACAGATTGCGTTATGGTCCGAAACACTTGCAGTGGAACATCCAGTCAAAAAAGAGGAAATTAAAATCCAATCGCAGCCACCAAATAAATTTCCTTGGAACTTGTGGTGA
- a CDS encoding YjzC family protein, giving the protein MGEISQFKGGEKAPNNGVYIEVGETGSSVEDPQQVTMKSGEKFPETKNNDRVWKNKRNQSHPSPRNSRSTN; this is encoded by the coding sequence ATGGGTGAAATCAGTCAATTCAAAGGCGGAGAGAAGGCTCCCAATAACGGGGTCTATATTGAAGTTGGTGAAACGGGCAGCAGTGTAGAAGATCCACAACAAGTCACCATGAAATCTGGAGAAAAATTTCCAGAAACGAAGAACAATGACCGTGTTTGGAAAAACAAACGCAACCAATCCCACCCAAGTCCGCGAAATAGTAGAAGTACGAATTAA
- a CDS encoding GNAT family N-acetyltransferase: MEFKTGRLLIRPFNDGDLEDVFHIYNNDATCKYLLHDKWTDENKQEEFHKKLENNALTKETPLNLAVVRGTEVIGDLAVWYTEMKDTVEIGYSFSQEAKGKGYATEAVRDLVKILFSVFNVHRIQANLDARNEASQKLCVRIGMGKEAHFIQDFWNKGEWTDSIVYGMLYSDLEEKSM; the protein is encoded by the coding sequence TTGGAATTTAAAACAGGCAGGTTACTTATTAGACCGTTTAATGACGGTGACTTAGAGGATGTATTTCATATTTACAATAATGATGCTACTTGTAAATATCTTTTGCATGATAAGTGGACCGATGAAAATAAACAAGAGGAGTTTCATAAAAAATTGGAGAATAACGCACTCACAAAAGAGACGCCCTTAAATTTGGCAGTAGTAAGGGGTACAGAAGTAATTGGTGATTTAGCTGTATGGTATACAGAAATGAAGGATACGGTTGAAATTGGTTATAGCTTTTCGCAAGAAGCTAAGGGAAAAGGCTATGCAACAGAAGCAGTGCGCGATTTAGTGAAGATATTATTTTCGGTATTTAATGTGCATCGTATCCAAGCGAATTTGGATGCGAGAAATGAAGCATCACAAAAATTATGTGTGCGTATAGGGATGGGAAAAGAAGCACATTTCATTCAAGATTTTTGGAATAAAGGGGAATGGACAGATAGTATAGTATATGGAATGCTGTATTCTGATTTGGAAGAAAAGAGTATGTGA
- a CDS encoding PadR family transcriptional regulator, which translates to MTDANEHLDKIMQELRRGTITISALSQLSEPQYGYSLVTMLHEKGIHVEPGTLYPLLRRLEKQGLLDSTWDTNESRPRKYYVRSKTGKEVFDLLVIEWKNIAASMDQIIENKRGEENGND; encoded by the coding sequence ATGACAGACGCAAATGAACATTTAGATAAAATTATGCAAGAATTAAGAAGAGGAACCATTACAATTAGTGCATTAAGTCAACTTTCAGAGCCGCAGTATGGATACTCGCTTGTGACCATGCTTCATGAAAAAGGGATACATGTTGAGCCTGGAACATTATATCCATTACTGAGAAGGCTGGAAAAACAGGGACTCTTGGATAGTACATGGGACACAAATGAATCAAGGCCGAGAAAATACTACGTACGGAGTAAGACTGGAAAAGAGGTCTTTGATTTGCTGGTTATTGAATGGAAAAATATTGCAGCCAGCATGGATCAGATCATCGAAAATAAGAGAGGTGAAGAAAATGGAAATGATTAA